One Peromyscus leucopus breed LL Stock chromosome 4, UCI_PerLeu_2.1, whole genome shotgun sequence genomic region harbors:
- the Ggt7 gene encoding glutathione hydrolase 7 isoform X3 has protein sequence MIKGLHEAHQLHGRLPWSQVLAFAAAVAQDGFNVTHDLAHALAQQLPPNASDRFLETFLPSGHPPLPGSLLRRPDLAEVLDILGIAGPAAFYNGGNLTLEMVAEAQHAGGVITEEDFSNYSALMEKPVCGVYRGHLVLSPPPPHTGPALISALNILEGFNLTSLVAREQALHWVAETLKIALALASRLGDPVYDSTITESMDDMLSKVEAANFRGHISDSQAAPAPLLPVYELDGAPTAAQVLIMGPDDFIVAMVSSLNRPFGSGLITPSGILLNSQMLDFSWPNRTANHSAPSLENSVQPGKRPLSFLLPTVVRPAEGLCGTYLALGANGAARGLSGLTQVLLNVLTLNRNLSDSLARGRLHPDLQSNLLQVDSEFTEEEIEFLEARGHHVEKVDVLSWVHGSRRTNNFIIAVKDPRSPDAAGATIL, from the exons ATGATCAAAGGGCTTCATGAAGCTCATCAGCTCCATGGCAG GCTGCCCTGGTCCCAAGTCCTGGCCTTCGCAGCAGCTGTGGCCCAAGATGGCTTCAACGTGACCCATGATCTAG cccatgcCTTGGCCCAGCAGCTGCCTCCCAATGCGTCGGATCGCTTCCTGGAGACTTTCCTGCCATCGGGCCACCCACCTTTGCCTGGCTCCCTGCTGCGACGGCCCGATCTAGCTGAGGTCCTGGATATACTTGGCATCGCTGGCCCTGCCGCCTTCTACAATGGTGGCAACCTCACACTGGAGATGGTGGCTGAG GCTCAGCACGCAGGGGGTGTCATAACTGAAGAGGACTTCAGCAACTATAGCGCCCTCATGGAGAAGCCTGTGTGTGGAGTGTACCGAG GCCACCTGGTTctcagtcccccacccccacacacaggccCTGCCCTCATCAGTGCTCTCAACATCCTAGAGGGCTTCAACCTTACCAGCCTGGTGGCCCGTGAGCAGGCGCTTCACTGGGTAGCAGAG ACCCTGAAGATTGCATTGGCCCTGGCTAGCAGACTGGGAGATCCTGTCTACGATTCTACCATCACTGAGAGCATGGATGACATGCTCAG CAAGGTGGAGGCCGCCAACTTCCGGGGCCACATCAGTGACTCTCAGGCAGCCCCTGCCCCACTCCTCCCCGTCTATGAGCTGGATGGGGCTCCCACAGCCGCCCAGGTGCTGATCATGGGCCCTGATGACTTCATTGTGGCCATGGTCAG CTCCCTGAACCGGCCCTTTGGTAGTGGCCTCATCACTCCCTCTGGGATCCTACTCAACAGCCAGATGCTGGACTTCTCCTGGCCCAACAGGACTGCTAACCACTCTGCTCCCAGCCTG GAGAACTCAGTACAGCCAGGGAAGCggcccctctccttcctcctgcccactGTAGTCCGACCAGCAGAGGGGCTCTGTGGGACCTACCTCGCTCTGGGGGCCAATGGAGCTGCCCGAGGCCTCAGTGGCCTGACCCAG GTTCTACTGAATGTCCTGACGTTGAACCGGAACCTGAGTGACAGCCTGGCCCGAGGACGACTCCACCCAGACCTGCAGTCCAACCTCCTGCAGGTGGACA GTGAGTTCACCGAGGAAGAGATTGAGTTCCTGGAAGCCAGGGGTCACCACGTGGAGAAGGTAGATGTCTTATCCTGGGTCCACGGCAGTCGGAGAACCAACAACTTCATCATCGCTGTGAAGGACCCTCGGAGCCCAGATGCAGCCGGAGCCACCATCCTGTAG